TAATATATCAGCTCAAGAATGAGCTGGCCAGTGAAACTGTCATGTCCTTCACGCTGAGACAGTTAGACACACTTACACAATTGAGTGCATCTGAATATTCAGTGTGGTTTCGAGATATTTTACAGTCCTGTTTAATCAGGTAAGCATTAAAACAGAGAGCGAGGCATTGAAACCAACAAATTATTTGTCTACATGCATTTTAATGAATTGAAGGCAATAAAACAGAATATAGGCCTATATCCTGCAATTCAGTAATCAAGAATACTTAAATGTAACATAACCTAGGTCATTCTATGGAACTACACTCTAATTTAATCTAATCATCACTATGCACAACACATTCTACAAAATTGTGTATcgaatttaatttaaaaaataaatattgacAATCGTTCTCTGTCAAATCATTCTCTGTCATTTGATCACAGGCATACAGGCTGCTCACAGTGTTACAGTTATATAGAAATCATCTAGCTTATCTATTTCCCCAGACCCAGGTGGTGTTTTGGCTCAGGACCATGACTGCTCTCTCTGAGGCAGATCACTGGCCATGTCCTTGTGAAATAGTGGTACAAAAGAGGTTCTGAAGGATTTGCTTTGATGTTGACACAGCTGACGGTCCGATCACCATGGTTACAGGAGTGGTGTCTGCTCCCCAGACTTCTTGCTGTCCAGGAAGTTGATGTAGTCCTTCACCCATCTGTCCGAGGACCTGGCACACACCTGTCGCCCCGCCTGAGTCTTAAACCTGGACATAGAAAAACAGGGTTATTAGCACAGCATAACAGCAGCAACACCGCATAGGGACAATCACATGCAAGACATCCAAGGCTAACTCATGACTATTGACATCCGGTTTTAGATATATGTTAGATTTTTAACCTAGTTTTAGATGATGTCAGAGGACTTTTGTTCTCATTTTTAAAGGAAAATGCATGACGACGTGAAAGTGAGGTAATGAAAGTTCATCACAGGAAAGAGGAACACATTCTGGTTTATACAACAGAGGGAAAGtcaccaaaaagaagaagaagctcgctctctctttgtggAGCAGTCTCTTACACTGATTTCTTTGAGGATTTGGACCATGAATGCCAATCATTCCCTGTCAGTCCTATAACTATCCCAGTCACAGCATGATTGAATCAATGGCTCTCTGTCTGACACCTGTAATATTACAACATAACACTTTTCTTTGACATCAGTACCTTGAGTGTTTGGATCACACTAACTTAGAAATCCCTCTCAAGCACTAATCGCCACATATCCACTCTCACACAGTAACAGCTAAATAACAGTAAGGTTACTCACAGAATGGCTGGGTTGGAGCACTGCTGGCTGGTCTTGGTGTAACCCACCACTT
The Salmo salar chromosome ssa16, Ssal_v3.1, whole genome shotgun sequence DNA segment above includes these coding regions:
- the LOC100136511 gene encoding CCL4-like chemokine precursor; the protein is MFTPRLAMLSALVLVLSAITFTEGLRMASGPKKCCFTFADRQIPRGKVVGYTKTSQQCSNPAILFKTQAGRQVCARSSDRWVKDYINFLDSKKSGEQTPLL